The segment CTGCCCGGCGCGCGGGCAAAAACCACATAGAAGTCGGCGATGCCGCCGTTGGAGATCCAGGTTTTCTGTCCGTTCAGCACGTAGGCCTGGCCTTCGGGGCGGGCCTCGGTGCTGAGGGCCCCCACATCGGAGCCCGCCTCGGGTTCGGAAAGGGCAAATGCGGCGATGTACTCGCCTTTTGCTACCCTGGGCAGGTAATGAGCTTTTTGTTCCGGGGTGCCATGCAAGGTGATGGCGCCCGAGCCCAGCCCCTGCATGGCAAAGGCGAAGTCGGCCAGGCCCTGGTGGTAGGCCAGGGTCTCGCGGATGAGACAGACGGCGCGGGTGTCTATGGTCTCAAAGACTCCCCCGTAGGCCTGCCCCCCCACCGCGTAGCGTGTCCAGCCCGCCTCGCCCAGCATTTGGACGAGCCTACGGCAGGCTTGGTCGGTGTCGTGCTCGTCCTGCGGGGTGAGTTTGTGCGCTGCCCAGGCCGGCAGCTCCTGGGCCAGTTTGCGGTGATGGGCTTCGAAGAAGGGCCACTCGAGGTGTGCGCGCTGCATTCAATCCCCCTCGAAAACCGGCGTCTCTTTGGCCACAAAGGCCTGGTAAGCCCGGTGGAAGTCCTGGGTGGTCATGCACAAAGCCTGGGCCTGGGCCTCGGCCTCGATGGCCTCGTCTAAGCCCATGCTCCACTCCTGGTGCAGCATTTTCTTGGTCATGGCGTGGGCGAAGGTGGGGCCTTTGGCCAGCTCGAGGGCAAACTGCTGGGCTTCCTCCAGTAGCTGCTCTGGCGCACACAGCCGGTTGAAGAAGCCCCAGGCCAGGCCCTCCTCCCCGCTCATGGCCCGGCCTGTGTACAAAAGCTCGGCGGCCCGGCCCTGCCCGATGATGCGCGGCAGCATGGCGCAGGCCCCCATATCAGCGCCCGCCAGCCCCACCCGACTGAACAGGAAAAGGGTTTTGCTCTGGGCGGTGCCAAAGCGGATGTCCGAGGCCATGGCCAGAATGGCCCCGGCTCCCGCACAAACCCCGTCCACCGCGCTGATGATGGGCTGGGGGCAGGCCCGCATGGCCCGCACCAGGTCGCCGGTCATGCGGGTGAAGGCCAGCAGGCTGGGGGTATCCATCCGGGTCAGGGGGCCGATGATCTCGTGGACGTCGCCGCCCGAGCAGAAGTTGCCCCCGGCCCCGCTGAGCACCACCGCCCGCACGTCCTCGGCGTAGGACAAAGCCCGGAAGAGGTCGCGCAGCTCGGCATAGGACTCGAAGGTCAGGGGGTTTTTTCGCTCAGGCCGGTTCAGGGTAAGGGTAGCCACCCGGCCCTCGACCTGCCAGCGGAAGTGCTGGGCCGGATAGTCGGCCAGGGTACAGGCCCCATCCACCCGCCGCTTCTCTTTCATCGGGCCTCCTTTTCGTTCAGGTGTTGCTTGAGCTTGCCCAGAAGGGCGTAGAGGGTCTCTTTTTCCTCGCTCGAGAGCCCCTCGAATAGCTCGATCACCCAGCCCTCGTGCACTGCTGCCATCTCCCCAAACAGGCGCTGCCCCTCGGGGGTGAGCTTGACCACGAAGGAGCGCCGGTCGCTTTTATCTACCTCGCGCCGTACCAGACCTTCGGCCTCGAGCTGGTCGGTAATCCCCGTGATGTTGCCGGTCGTGACCATCATCCGCTTTGAAAGTTCGCTCATCTTCAGGCCCTCCGGGTGGCGCTCGAGCTGGGCTAAGAGGTCGAAGCGGGGCAGGGTGGTCTTGAAGTTTTCCCGCAGGCGGCTGCGGATTTTACTGGTGATGCGGTTGGTGCAGGTGAGCATCCGTAGCCAGAGCCTGATGGCCTGGTGGTGGTCGTTGGCCAGGCGGGTCTCGAGGTCTTTTTCCATCGTGAGCATCTACACCTCTCCTCCTGCAATGGCGATGGCCTGTCCGTTAATGGCTGCCGATTCCGGCAGGCACAGCCACAGTACGGCCTGCGCGACTTCCTGCGGCTCCACCAGCCGCCCCTGGGGGTTGGCACGGGTCAGCTCGGCCCGGGCCTCCTCCGTGCTGCGCCCGGTTTTCTGCGCGATCTGGGCCAGGCTGGCCTCGAGCAGGCCGGTCTGGGTGTAGCCGGGGCAGACCGCGTTGACGGTGATGTTTTTTCTGGCCAGCTCGAGCGCCAGCGAACGGGTCAGGCCGATCACCCCGTGCTTGGCCGCACAGTAGGCGCTTACGTAGGGGTAGCCCTTGAGTCCGGCGGTGCTGGCGATGTTGACGATGCGGCCCCAGCCTGCCCCCAGCATCCCCGGCAGCGCGGCCTGGGTGCACAAAAACGTTCCGGTCAGGTTCACCGCCAACATCCTTTCCCATAGCCCCAGATCGGTTTTGGTGAAGGGCTGGCTCTCGGCCTGCCCGGCGTTGTTGACCAGGATCGATACGTCCCCCAGCGCACACGCTGCGCCGCCGAAGGCCCTCTGCACATTCTCCGGATCGGTTACGTCGCAGGTTTCCACGTGAACCTCGGTGGCGAGCTTCCCGGCCTGCGCTTCCAACTGCGCCCGGTTGCGCCCCATCAGCGTGAGCCTGGCCCCGGCCTGGGCCAAAGCCGCCGCGATGGCGGCCCCAATGCCGCGCCCAGCGCCGGTCACGACGGCGTGTTTTCCCGCGAGCGACTGCGTGTTCATCGGATGGCCAGCTCCTCGGCCCGCTCGAGCGAGGCCCGGGCCAGGTTGCGCTCGATCTGGGCCTTGCCCGAGAGGTACTGTTTGGGCCAGCCCACCTCGGTGTAGCCCAGCCGCGCGGCCTGGTTCAGGGTCCAGTGGGGGTCGGCCAGGTGCGGGCGGGCGATGGCGCACAGGTCGGCCCGCCCGGCGGCGATGATGGAGTTCACGTGGTCGGCCTCGTAGATGGCCCCCACTGCCATGGTGGCGATGCCCACCTCGTTGCGGATGCGGTCGGCGAAGAGGGTCTGGTACATCCGCCCGTACACCGGCCTGGCCTGGCGGGTGGTCTGCCCCGAGGAGACATCGATCAGGTCGCACCCGGCCTCCTTGAACAGGCGGGCAATCTCTACCGCGTCGTCGGGGGTGTTGCCGCCGGGGGCCCAGTCGTGGGCGGAGATCCGCACCGAGATGGGCAAGTGCTCAGGCCAGACCGCGCGCAAAGCCCGGAAGACCTCGAGGGGGTAGCGGCAGCGGTTCTCCAGGCTCCCGCCATACCCATCGGTGCGGTGGTTGGTGAGGGGGCAGATGAAGGCCGAGAGCAAATAGCCGTGGGCACAGTGCAGCTCGAGCCAGTCGAAGCCCGCCTCCACCCCCCACAGCGCGGCCTGCACGAAGTCGGCCTTGACCCGCTCCATGTCTTCCAGGGTCATCGCGCGGGGAATCTGATTATTGGGGCCGTAGGGGATGGGCGAGGGGGCCAGCAGCGGCCAGTTGCCTTCCGGCAGGGGCTCGTCCTGGGCCTCCCAGCCCACCTGGGTCGAGCCCTTGGGCCCGGCGTGCCCCAGCTGGAGCCCGATCTTGGCATCGCTGTGCTGGTGCACGAAGTCCACGATGCGCTTGTAAGCCAGCATGTGCGCTTCGCTGTACAGCCCCGCACAGCCCGGGGTGATGCGCCCGTCGGGTGAGGGGGCGGTCATCTCGGTGAAGACCAAAGCAGCCCCACCCAGAGCCCGCGCCCCCAGGTGCACCAGGTGGAAGTCGTTCACCAGCCCATCTTTGGCCGAGTACATGGCCATGGGCGAGACCACCACCCGGTTTTTGAGCGTAAGGCCCCGCAGCCGAAAGGGCGTAAACATGGGCGGAATGGGCCGGGCGGGCAGGCCGGATTTTTGCGCCAGCCAGGCCTCGTAACCCTCGAGGTACTTGCGGTCGCGCAAGCGCAGGTTCTCGTGGGAGATGCGCTGGGAGCGGGTGAGCAGGCTATAGGCGAACTGCTCGGCTTCAAAGTGGCTGTAGCGCTCCACGTTCTCGAACCACTCGGTGGAGTTGCGGGCGGCGTTTTGCAGCTTCAGCACCTCTATCTGCCGCACCTCCTGGTAGGTTTCCAGCACCTCCTCGAGCTTATCCGGGGTATCGCCCAGCCGCTCGAAGGTGCGGGCCAGCTCGATGGCGTCCTCCAGGGCCAGCTTGGTGCCGCTGCCAATCGAGAAGTGGGCGGTGTGGGCGGCGTCGCCCATCAACACCACCGGCACCTTGCCGTTCCAGTGCACCCAGCGCTGGCAGACCACCCGGGGAAACTTGATCCAGATGGCCGAACCGCGCAGGTGAGCGGCGTTGGACATCAGTTTGTGCCCGCCCAGATACTTGGCGAAAAGCCGCTCACAGAAGGCGATGCCCTCCTCCTGGCTCATCTGGCCCAGGCCCGCCTTCTGCCAGACCTCTTCGGGTGTCTCCACGATGAAGGTCGAGGTGTGTTCGTCGAACTGGTAGGCGTGGGCCTGGAACCAGCCCCACTCGGTCTTTTCGAAGGCAAAGGTGAAGGCCGGAAAAGGCTGGTGGGTGCCCAGCCAGACGAAGCGGCACTTACGCAGTTCGATGTCGGGCTGGTAGGTAGGTTCGTACTTTTTGCGGATGCGGCTGTTGATGCCATCGGCGGCGATGACCAGGTCGGCCCTGTACTCCCTGGCAATGGCTTCATCGTCGGCGACTTCGGTCTGAAAGACCAGATGAACCCCTAACTCGCGGCAGCGGTCTTGCAGGATGTTCAACAGCCTCTGCCGCCCAATGCCAATGAAGCCGTGGCCCGAGGAGCAAATCGTGCGCCCCTTGAAATGCACTTCGATGTCATCCCAGTGGTGGAAAGCCCGGCTAACCTGGAGGTAGGTGGGGTAGTCGGCTTTTTCCAGGTTGCCCAGGGTCTGGTCGGAGAAGACCACCCCCCAGCCGAAGGTATCGTCCGGGCGGTTGCGCTCGAGCACCGTGACCTGGTGGGCCGGGTTCTGCTTTTTCATCAGCAGGGCGAAATAAAGCCCCGCTGGCCCTCCGCCGATGCAAACTATCCGCATGGCTCAAACCCGTCCACTGCAAAAGGTTGTGGTGGCTTGCAAAAGCGCCTCATACTTCCCGACCCCGGTTACCTCAGCGGTATTTTGTTTAGGTATAAAATATTTAGATTTGATGTAAAAAATTGTATTAGATACCACAATCAACCACCCCGCCCGTAAGCGGGGTGTTTTTTGGGCTGCGGCGGGAATGGGGATGAGTTTACCGCTCGAGCAGTCTTTTGAAGGCCTCGAGGACTGGCTTGTGCTCGAGCTCAGCGGTCGTGCCGGAGACCAGCTCGAGGCTCAGGTTGATGTTGCTGGCCGGTGGCCGGACCAGGGCCACCTGGCGGCCCACCAGGTACACCCCAAAGTAATCGCCGCTGTCCACGGTCTGGTTGCGGTTGATGTCCTTCCAGCCGGCCACTGCATAGGAACCGGCCTCTAGCCCTGGGATGGTGTAGTTGCCGGTGCGGGTATCGGCGCTGAGGGTGACCCCTTTGGAGCGGTTGACATCGAAATCGCTGCCGGTCCAGAAGAGGGCAGCCATGAACGCATCCTTCAGGGTGGGTAGATTGGCGGTTCCCACCGTGAGCACCAGCGCGGCATTCACGGTCTGGCTGCCCGCACTGCCCTGCACCACCATGGGGTACTGGCCGGGCGGCACCGTAGCGGCCACGCTGAGGGCCAGGGTGGCGGTGGCACCGGTGGAGGGGTTAGGGGTGAAGGTGCCGCTCACCCCGGCGGGCGCGCCCTGAAGGCTCAGGGTAACCGCCCCGGTAAACCCTCCTACCCGCTCGATACCCACGACCACCTGGGCCGTACCGCCGGGTGCTACGGTAAGGCTGCTGGGGGTGGTGCTCAGGGTAAAAGAGCCCACAGGTGCCCCGGCCAGAGCCTGCAGGGCGGCATGGGCATCCACCAGTCCAGCCCCGCAGTCGGCGGCGGTGATCCCGGGCGGGGGGGTGGGGCGCCTGGCGTCGGTCTCGCCCTGGCACTGGGTCTGGGTGAGGGGACGGGCGGTGCGCCGCAGGATGTCGAGGGCCTCGGCGCGGGTCAGGCTGGGTCGGGCGCTTTTCATCAGGGCGATCAGGCCGGCCACATGGGGGGCAGCCATCGAGGTGCCGTGGTAAAAGACGTAGTTGAACTGGTTGTTGGGGTCGGACTTAAGCGGGCTCAGCACCCCACCGCCGCTCTGGATGCCGTTCAGGTTAACCGAGACATTCCCACCGGGGGCCATCACATCGATGCGCGTGCCAAAGTTGGAGTAGGGGGCGCGACCGCCCGAAGGGCCGGTTGCGCCGACGGTGATTACACCGCTACAACTGGCTGGAGTAAAGTTGGCTGCGTTCTGAGCGTTGTTCCCTGCCGCTGCCACAATAATGACTCCGGCAGCATTGATGCGGTTGATGACATCCTGGTAGAGCGGGGTCTGGCTACAGGGCCGGGCCCCGCCCAGGCTCATGTTGATGATGGCCGCTTTGTTGGGGTTGGCAGGTGCGCCCTCCACCGGCAGCGCGGCTGCCCACAGCATTCCATCGGTGATGTCCACCAGGGTGCCACCCTGTACGCCCAGCACCCGCACCGGCAGCAGCCGGGCGCCCCAGCTCACCCCGGCTACGCCCAGGTTGTTGTCGCTGCGGGCCAGGATGGTTCCGGCCACGTGGGTGCCGTGGTAGCTGCTCTGGGTAGGTTCTGACAGGTCGCCGGAATCCTCCGGGTTGTTGTCGCGCCCGTTGCCGTCGCGGGCATTGTTGGGGTCGGAGATCATGTCGAAACCGGGCAGGATGCGGTCTGGGTCGAAATCGGGGTGTTGCAAAAGCTGACCGGTGTCAACTACCGCGACCGTGACGGGGTTGGTCTGGCCGCGCTCGGTATCCCAGGCCTGGGGCAGGTTGATGGCGGGATAGTGCCACTGCTGGGGGTAGAGGGGGTCGTTGGGGGTACGGGCGGGGTAGAGCATATAGTTGGGCTGGGCATACTCGATCTCGGGCCGGGCGGAAAGCTCGGCCACCGCGTTCAGAACACCCTGGGCATCGAGCGGCGCCTGGAAAAGCGCGGTGCGCTCGAGCGAAAGACCCCGCACCCGTTGCAGAACCGCTCCGCTCGCTTGCAGCGCCTGCAGGCTTTGCAGGCTGACCCCCGCCTTGAACTTGACGATCACCTGCCCGGGTACAAAGTCGGTATCGGCTGCCGACGCGCCTCCAGTGCCGATGCTAACCGTGCCGGAGATGCTACCCCCGCTGCCGCCCGGCGGCCCGCCGCCAGCCTGCACATTCAGGCGGAAGGTAGCGGTGTTGCTGGCTGCGCCGCTGGTGCCACGCACCACCGCATCGTAGGTGCCGCTGGCGACCCCCCCACCCACCAGCACCGTGAGGAGGCTGGTGTTCGCGGTGCTGCTGACGCTGGGGGGGTCGAAGCTGCCGGTGATGCTGGGCGGCACACCCTCGAGCGCAAGCACCACCTGGTTGGTTGCGCCCGGCGCGAAGGCCACGGTCACGGTAGCGGTGGCAAAACTGCCCACGGTCGCGGTCATCCCCGGTACGGACAGGCTGAAATTGGGGGTGCCGCCGCCGCCGCAGGCGCTCACGAGAAACACAAACCACAAGGCTGCCCATCGGTACATAGCACCCTCCTGCTACTGCTGGTTGTAGGTGGAGGGAACGGTGAACTGGGTGGGGGAATTGGGCCGGGTAACGGTAAAGGTAAAGCGGTACTGGCCGCTAATTTTGAGGTAGCAGGTGTTCGGCGGCTGCAAGGCCAGCCGCTCGCTGGGGATGACCAGGGCGCCCCCCAGGTTGACATCGAAGTTACCAAAGGAAGGCCCGATGGCGTGGGTAATGTTGACGCTGAGGAGCTGCATGTTTTCGCTGGGGGCGGCCAGGAACTGCAAACAGGGCCTGATCTGGCCGCCAAAGTTGCCGTTGGTCTCGAGGGCGAAGATGCTGATGGTGGGGGTAGCGGGTGGGGGTGGGGGAGGGGCGGTGTTGCTGCTACCGCAGGCGCTGAGCACCCCCAGGACCAGCCATAGACCGGTGTGTTTGAGCCATGTGTTCATACTGCCTCCTTTGAGCTACTGCTTATGAGTCAGAAAAAGATGTTGGCGCCCACCCTGAGCCCGATGGTGGTGCCGCTGATGGGCATCGAGACCGCCGAGCCCCCGGCCGTCCCGGTGACCGAGCCGGTAGCGAAACCTGGCCGGGCCTCGGCGAAGAGGGCAAACTGGCGGTTGAGCAGATACTCCACCCCCAGCACCCCGTTGCCCTCAAATACGATTCCCGAGACCGAGGCCCCCTGCACCAACCCGCTCAGGAAGCCCAGGCCAACCCCTGCGCCGATGTAAGGGTTGATGGGGGAGTTGGGCGTGGCGACCAGGTACAGGCCATCCGCCCCGAATCCAAAGCCGGTCAGACCCCCTCCCGAACTAAAGGAAAGCACGCCCCTGGCCCCAAAGGCCGGGGTGAAGGTGGCCCCGAACTGCACCCCAAAGGTGGCGGTGCTGTCGTTGAGGGCGAAGGCAAAGGTTCCCCCCAGGTAGGCGCGCTGGGCCAGACCTTGACCCCAAAGACCGAGGACAATCAGAACCAGGGACAGCAGGATTTTTCTCATAGTATTTGCTCCTTATGGGCTCTAGAAGCACAAAATTTAGCGGGTGTCGGGTGGTTTTGGCCGGAACTGCTCCATCCAGTGCAGGGCGGCCTCGAGGCTATCGGTCTGGGCCTCCGCGCCGCTTTGCACATGGCGCACCTGGTAGCGTTGGCTGCCACCGGGAAGCAGCCAGCAGCGAACCAAGAAAGTGGTACGCTGCTTGGGCAGGCGTTTGGATTTGTGCATACAACGCTCCTCAGCAGCCTCATGGGGCCATAATTCCGCAGGGCCCTTACCGGTCACTTACTGGCGCTTACTGCCTTGCTAAGATGAAACAAGATGTCCGCGCAACCGCGCCTGCGCATTGGTTTACTGGGCCAGTTTCGCTTGAGCCTGGACGACCAGGTCTTGCCCATCCTGGCCCAGCGTAGGAAGGCCAGCGACATCATCAAGCTGCTGGCCCTGCAGCCCAAGCAGCGCCTCCACCGCGAACAGGTGGTGGACGCCCTGTGGCCCGATCTGGACCAAAAGGCGGGCATGAACAACCTTCACCAGAACCTCTACCACGCCCGCCGCATGCTCGAGCCGGGGCTTTCAAGAGGAGCCAGACCGCGCTTTCTGACCTTCGAACACGAGACCCTGGTGCTATATGCCAGCGGCCCGCTCGAGGTGGATTACTTTGCGTTCCTGCGCGGGGTAAGCCAGGCCCGCAGGCAGGGCGATGCGGCCCTCTACGAGGCTGCGGTGGCGCTGTACCAGGGCGATTTGTTGCCCGAAGACATCTACGAGGACTGGACGGAGCCCCAGCGCGACGAGGCCCGTTCGCTGTACCTGGCTGCCCTGCTTGAGCTGGCCCGGCTTTTGGAGCAGCAGGACGAACTGCTCCGGGCGGGGCGTTACCTCGAGCAAGCCATTGCCAAAGAGCCGACCGCCGAAGCGGCCCACCTGGCCCTGATGCAGATCTACGCCCGCACCGGGCGACAGATGGAGGCCATTCGACAGTTTCAAACCCTGCGCGAAGCCCTGGTACACGAACTGGGCGAGGAGCCCGACGAGGGCACCCGGGCGGTCTACGAGCAGATTCTGCAGCAGTTGCCTAACCTAAAAGAACGCGCGCTGTCCGCCGAGCCCAGACCCGCCCGGCCAGGATGGGTGCCGGCAGCTTTGTCGCCCCTGGTGGGCCGCGAAAGAGAGCTGGAAGAGACCCTGCAGCTATTGTCCGGTACCCGCTGCCTGACCCTAACGGGGGCTGCCGGTTCAGGAAAAACCCGCCTGGCACAGGAACTGGCCTCGAGGTTGCAGGGGCAGTACGAAGGGGGGGTCTGGTGGGTGGAGCTGGTAGCCCTGAGCAACGCTCAGATGATACTGCCGGCCATCGCCCAGACCCTGGGGGTGCACGGCACTTCTGAGCCCCTAAAGAGCGTCCTCGAGCGGTTGCAGGGTAGCAAAGCCTTGCTGGTGCTGGACAACTGCGAACACCTGATCGAAGGCTGTGCCGAGACGGCCATTCAATTGCTCAAATCGCTTCCAGGGCTGCAACTGCTGGCAACCAGCCGGGAGTCGCTGGGGATTGAGGGAGAGATGGCCTGGGTAGTAGCACCGCTGCAGGTGCCCGCTCCCGAAGCCGACGGCTACCCGGAGGCGCTGGAACGCTGCGAGTCGGTGCGATTTCTGCTGGGGCGGATTCGGCAGCGCCAGCCTCACTTTCAGCTCGACGGGCACAACGCGGATTACCTGGCGCAAATCTGCCGCCGACTGGAGGGACTGCCGCTGGCCCTGGAACTGGTGGCGACCTGGGTTGGGACGCTCTCGCTGGAGCAGATTGTCGCGCGCCTGGACAACAGCCTGCGCCTGCTGACCCGGGGCCACCGGGGTGTAGAGCGGCACCACCAGACCCTGGAGGCAGCCTTGGAGTGGAGTTATGCCCTGCTGGGCGAGCCGGAGAAAAACCTGTTTGTGCGGCTTTCGGTGTTTGTGGGGGGCTGGAGGCTCGAGGCTGCTGAAATGTTGTGCGCCGACCAGGGTATGGGGGCGGGTGAACTGGCAGAATGGCATGCCAGGCTGGTGCGCACCTCGATGGTCATGCGGTTTGAGGAGGGTTCCCAGCCGCGTTTTCGCATGTTGGAGCCGGTTCGACAGTTCGCCCAGGCCCGGCTTGAGGCCCTGGGTCTGGCCGAGGCAACCCAAAAACGTTTGCTGGAATGCTATCTGGCCGAGGCTACCCGCATTGCCCCCAAGCTAACCGGGGCGGAACAGGCCCAATGGTACAGCCACCTCTCCAGAGAGTACGAAAACATCCGGGCGGTTTTGCAGTGGGGCCAGTCCTGCCAGCTTGAGCTGGGTTTACAGCTCGCAGCGCGGCTGTGGCGCTTCTGGCAGGTCAAGGGTCACGCCCAGGAGATGCGGGCCTGGTTCGAGGAGGCCCTGCCCCAGGCCAGGCAAGTTCCTCCGGCTGTGTTGGCCGAAGCCTACAACGCAGCAGGAATCATGGCCCGCACCTGCGGCCTCTACGACCGCTCCTTCGAGTACCTGACGCAGGCGCTGGCCCTGCGCCGTGCGCTGGCAGATCGGCGGGGGGAGGCCATTGCGCTCAACAACCTGGCCGTGAGTGCCCGCGACCAGGCCGATTACCCCAAGGTCGAACACTACGGCCGTCAGAGCCTGGCCATCGCCCGCGAGATCGGCGACCGGAACCTCGAGGCCCTGGGCTTGATGAACCTGGGGGTTGCGCTGCGCGGACAGGCCCAGGATGAAGCAGCTCGCGAGCATTTTCGGCAAAGTCTGGCAATTTTTAGCGAGTTGGGCGAAAAGCGGTCGGTGGCTGCCCTATACAACTATCTGGGCGGACTGGCCCAGGATCAGGGCCGCTGGCAGGAAGCCCAGCAGCTCTACCAGCAGAGCCTCGAGCTCAACCAGGAGTTGGGCGATTTCTGGGGGCTGGGCATCTCCACCCACAACCTGGCTGCCCTTCGATACGAGCAGCAAGAGTACGCCCAGGCCTGGGAAGCGTTGCAACAGAGCCTGGCCTACTACCGCCGGGCGGGGGTGCGGCACGGTCTGAACGAATGCTTCGAAACTTTTGCCAGGCTGGCCCATAAGCGGGGCGAGCTCGAGCAGGCGGCCTGGGCTTTGGGGGTTTTGGAATACCTCGAGGACGCCATGGGTGTGGTGGTGTCCTCCCAACGCCGGGACCTGCGCGAGCGGTTGGCGGAAGAACTCCGTCTGGCCATGGGCCAGGCGGCGTATATGCAAGCACGCCAGCGAGGCCGCAGGAACACACTGGAAGATGCCTACCAGCACATCCTGGGTCGGACGCCCCAGGTTTGACAAGAAATGTCCGTGATTCGTTCTTCTTGCCGGGGCCCCCACCTGAAGCACTGGCGGGAGCAACCCGCAAATCTGGAAGGTTGTGACCTGCTCTAAACAGAATGCTTCAGGTGGGGTTCCTATGACCTATCGCGGTAGCTGCCGCCAGACCTTCTCCGGGGTGAGGGGCATATCCAGATGGGCGATGCCCAGTGCGTCCAGCACCGCATTGACCACCGCCGGAGTGGCCGCAATGGCCCCCGCCTCGCCCACGCCCTTCACGCCCAGGGGGTTGGTGGGGGAGGGGGTCTGGTGGTGGTGTGGCTCGATGGGGGGAATCTGGTCGGCTTTGGGCAGGGCATATTCCAGGTAGCTGGCGGTGCGGTTCTGTCCTTCCTGGTCGTAGACGATGCCCTCGAGCAAAGCCTGCCCGATGCCCTGGGCGATGCCGCCGTGCTGCTGACCCTCAAAAAGCAGCGGGTTGACCACCACCCCGCAGTCGTCCACCGCGATGTAGCGGAGGATTCTGACCTGGCCGGTCTCGGGGTCTACCTCGACCATGGCCAGGTGGGCCCCAAAGGGATAGTTGGCCTCTCTAAGGGAGAAGCTGGCGTGGCCCTCGAGCCCCGGCTCCAGACCCGCGGGCAGTTTGCGGGGGTTGAAGGCAGCAGCAAGAATCTGCTCAAGTCCAACCGCTTTGTCGGTGCCGCGCACCCCCCAGCCCTGCTCGAGCAGCTCGATGTCTTCGGGGGCCGCCTCGAGCAGGTGGGCCGCGATGCGAACCATTTTGTCGCGCACCAGCTCAGCGGCCTTCAGCACCGCCGAGCCCCCCACCGAGAGGGTGCGGCTGCCCGCCGTGCCCATGCCATAGGGAATAGCCAGGGTATCGCCCTGCACCACGCGAATGCGCTCGGGCCAAAGGCCCAGCCGCTCGGCCACAATCTGCACAAAGGCGTTCTGGGTGCCCTGGCCGTGGGGTGAGGTGCCGGTGAACACCACTGCGCTGCCATCGGGATTAACCCGCACCCCGCCGGTGTCCCAGCCATAGCCGGTAATCTCGACGTAGCTGCAAAGCCCCAGTCCCACCAGGCGGCCCTGGCTTCGGGCCTGGGCCTGTTCTGCGCGAAGCTGCTGGTAGTTGCTCACCTCGAGCAGCTTGTCCAGCACCTCGAGGTAGGCCCCGGAGTCGTATTTGGCCCCGGTACGGGTTTTGTAGGGGAAGGGGCCAGCAATAAAGTTCTTGCGGCGAATCTCGGCGGGGTCGAGCCCCAGCTCGCGCGCGCCCATGTCCATCAGGCGCTCGAGGTAATAGGTGGCCTCGGGCCGCCCGGCCCCCCGGTAGGCTCCGGTGGGGGTGGCGTTGGTGTAGACGGCCTGGAGCTCGAGCTCCAGCGCCGGTATTTCGTAGGGG is part of the Meiothermus cerbereus DSM 11376 genome and harbors:
- a CDS encoding xanthine dehydrogenase family protein molybdopterin-binding subunit, with the translated sequence MSNRYIGQPMKRLEDGKLVRGQGQYLADLKSEHLLHLALVRSPYAHARLVSVDASEATKLPGVVGVYTASDLPELFAPASLPRDAQGVLHPMLARERVRYVGEPVVAVLATSEALAQDAAQQVFVDYEPLPAYPEPQQALSAPAIHPHLQSNIALTRKTVAGEVAPAFAQAHKVVRGRLVQQRVAPSAMEPRGVLASWDGIREALTLWSSTQMPHDLRSAVAERLGLAENQVRVITPDVGGAFGAKINVYPEEILVAYLARHLGQSVRWVEGRGESFNATIHGRAQVAELEMAFDAEGKILGLRGRVLADLGAYALETTLGNAPGTILMLQGPYEIPALELELQAVYTNATPTGAYRGAGRPEATYYLERLMDMGARELGLDPAEIRRKNFIAGPFPYKTRTGAKYDSGAYLEVLDKLLEVSNYQQLRAEQAQARSQGRLVGLGLCSYVEITGYGWDTGGVRVNPDGSAVVFTGTSPHGQGTQNAFVQIVAERLGLWPERIRVVQGDTLAIPYGMGTAGSRTLSVGGSAVLKAAELVRDKMVRIAAHLLEAAPEDIELLEQGWGVRGTDKAVGLEQILAAAFNPRKLPAGLEPGLEGHASFSLREANYPFGAHLAMVEVDPETGQVRILRYIAVDDCGVVVNPLLFEGQQHGGIAQGIGQALLEGIVYDQEGQNRTASYLEYALPKADQIPPIEPHHHQTPSPTNPLGVKGVGEAGAIAATPAVVNAVLDALGIAHLDMPLTPEKVWRQLPR
- a CDS encoding tetratricopeptide repeat protein, which translates into the protein MSAQPRLRIGLLGQFRLSLDDQVLPILAQRRKASDIIKLLALQPKQRLHREQVVDALWPDLDQKAGMNNLHQNLYHARRMLEPGLSRGARPRFLTFEHETLVLYASGPLEVDYFAFLRGVSQARRQGDAALYEAAVALYQGDLLPEDIYEDWTEPQRDEARSLYLAALLELARLLEQQDELLRAGRYLEQAIAKEPTAEAAHLALMQIYARTGRQMEAIRQFQTLREALVHELGEEPDEGTRAVYEQILQQLPNLKERALSAEPRPARPGWVPAALSPLVGRERELEETLQLLSGTRCLTLTGAAGSGKTRLAQELASRLQGQYEGGVWWVELVALSNAQMILPAIAQTLGVHGTSEPLKSVLERLQGSKALLVLDNCEHLIEGCAETAIQLLKSLPGLQLLATSRESLGIEGEMAWVVAPLQVPAPEADGYPEALERCESVRFLLGRIRQRQPHFQLDGHNADYLAQICRRLEGLPLALELVATWVGTLSLEQIVARLDNSLRLLTRGHRGVERHHQTLEAALEWSYALLGEPEKNLFVRLSVFVGGWRLEAAEMLCADQGMGAGELAEWHARLVRTSMVMRFEEGSQPRFRMLEPVRQFAQARLEALGLAEATQKRLLECYLAEATRIAPKLTGAEQAQWYSHLSREYENIRAVLQWGQSCQLELGLQLAARLWRFWQVKGHAQEMRAWFEEALPQARQVPPAVLAEAYNAAGIMARTCGLYDRSFEYLTQALALRRALADRRGEAIALNNLAVSARDQADYPKVEHYGRQSLAIAREIGDRNLEALGLMNLGVALRGQAQDEAAREHFRQSLAIFSELGEKRSVAALYNYLGGLAQDQGRWQEAQQLYQQSLELNQELGDFWGLGISTHNLAALRYEQQEYAQAWEALQQSLAYYRRAGVRHGLNECFETFARLAHKRGELEQAAWALGVLEYLEDAMGVVVSSQRRDLRERLAEELRLAMGQAAYMQARQRGRRNTLEDAYQHILGRTPQV